The Klebsiella aerogenes KCTC 2190 region CCGTTGAGGTCGAGTCCTGAGCCGATGCCTAAGGAACTGATCGATGCCATTGGTGTTTCTCCTTACTAATGACGTTATTCGCTTATTGCGTTATCGGCCCAGTGGAGAAAAAGTTTACCGAAAAAGTGAAAAAGGCGATGGCGTAATAGAAGAGGGAAAAAGCGCGTTATTTTCGCCATTGGCGGAGGGGCAAAAATTTTTCAAAAAATGGCTAAAGGTTGCAGAGGTTACGTCGATACCAGAAGGGACGGTGGTTGACGCCGTGGGCAAGCAAGCCCGAACCTTTTAACCACGTTGCACTGAACGCAACTGACTCGTAAGGAATGCATATAATGGCACAAGTAATTAATACCAACAGCCTGTCGCTGATGGCGCAAAACAACCTGAACAAATCCCAGTCTTCCCTGGGCACGGCGATTGAGCGTCTGTCTTCCGGTCTGCGCATCAACAGCGCCAAGGACGATGCCGCGGGTCAGGCGATCTCCAACCGTTTTACCGCTAACATCAAAGGCCTGACTCAGGCTTCCCGTAACGCTAACGACGGTATCTCCCTGGCGCAGACCACCGAAGGCGCGCTGAACGAAGTCAACGATAACCTGCAGAACATCCGTCGTCTGACCGTACAGGCGCAGAACGGTTCTAACTCTTCCAGCGACCTGCAGTCCATCCAGGATGAAATCACCCAGCGTCTGGCTGAAATCAACCGTATCTCCGAACAGACTGATTTCAACGGCGTGAAAGTGCTGAGTGGAGAGCAGAATAAGCTAACTATCCAGGTTGGTGCTAACGATGGAGAAACTATCGATATTGATTTGAAAAAAATTGATGCTGGTTCACTTGGATTGGATAAGTTCAATGTGGCAAATAGCTTTGATACCAAATCGATTGATACTGAAATCGCTTCTTTTGACAAGAAGGGGGCGCCAACAATTGCTGCTGATGGAGCAACGACCAAAAAAACGTCAGTTGATAATACAGTTTATTCATCCGGTAGCGATCACTATATCAAAACAGGCGCTGCGGAATGGGTGAAAGGTACCCTCGGTACAGATGGTGAATTCACTTTTGATTCCAGCACTTCAGGTAGTGTAGTCACAACTGAACCGGCAGATTTGAAGGCAGTTACCTCAACAACGGTGGGTACTACTGCAATCACCGGTTTGGACGCGGGTGAAAAACTGCAATCTCTCAAAGATGACAAAGGCCAGCCAAATGGCTACGTTGTCAAAGGTACTGATGCTGATGGTAAGGATGTTTACTTTAAAGCAACCGTTGATGAAACCACGGGTAAGGTAACTAAAGGTGAGCAACTGTCT contains the following coding sequences:
- a CDS encoding FliC/FljB family flagellin — translated: MAQVINTNSLSLMAQNNLNKSQSSLGTAIERLSSGLRINSAKDDAAGQAISNRFTANIKGLTQASRNANDGISLAQTTEGALNEVNDNLQNIRRLTVQAQNGSNSSSDLQSIQDEITQRLAEINRISEQTDFNGVKVLSGEQNKLTIQVGANDGETIDIDLKKIDAGSLGLDKFNVANSFDTKSIDTEIASFDKKGAPTIAADGATTKKTSVDNTVYSSGSDHYIKTGAAEWVKGTLGTDGEFTFDSSTSGSVVTTEPADLKAVTSTTVGTTAITGLDAGEKLQSLKDDKGQPNGYVVKGTDADGKDVYFKATVDETTGKVTKGEQLSTEVKTEKPLEVLDKALSQVDSLRSSLGAVQNRFDSVINNLNSTVNNLSASQSRIQDADYATEVSNMSRANILQQAGTSVLAQANQSTQNVLSLLR